Proteins encoded by one window of Fimbriiglobus ruber:
- a CDS encoding ERF family protein, which translates to MTTREQKAEPPKEKQPLNVYQAIAEVQAELAKSGISKSNKNKEQGYTFRGIDDLYNALAKCLSETGLCILPRILSREMSERKTAKGNPLFSVIVEAEFDFVSSHDGTKHTVRMYGEAMDTADKATNKAMSAAYKYACLQTFCIPTEGDNDPDSTTPEVAPKTAGVFSSREELDSFVTNYLDALNKATTLEHVKDQRDLNAARVTAMKNSPVAEDREGYQKIITVQNALVTKLKEKPTTVDAAKQSASLPPAVGDDEIPF; encoded by the coding sequence ATGACAACAAGGGAACAGAAAGCCGAACCGCCTAAAGAGAAGCAGCCGCTAAACGTCTACCAAGCGATTGCCGAGGTCCAGGCGGAACTCGCGAAGAGCGGTATCAGCAAGAGCAACAAGAACAAGGAACAGGGCTACACGTTCCGCGGGATCGACGACCTGTACAACGCCCTGGCCAAATGCTTGTCCGAAACAGGGCTGTGCATCCTGCCTCGCATTTTGAGCCGAGAGATGAGCGAGCGGAAAACTGCTAAAGGCAACCCGCTGTTCAGTGTGATTGTGGAAGCGGAGTTCGACTTCGTGTCTTCGCACGACGGGACCAAGCACACAGTCAGGATGTACGGAGAGGCAATGGACACAGCGGACAAGGCGACCAACAAGGCTATGTCCGCCGCGTACAAGTACGCCTGCCTGCAGACCTTCTGCATCCCGACCGAAGGCGACAACGATCCCGACTCAACGACGCCGGAAGTCGCTCCCAAGACGGCCGGAGTGTTTTCTTCCCGTGAGGAGCTGGACTCTTTTGTCACCAACTACCTTGATGCACTGAACAAAGCGACAACGCTTGAGCACGTCAAGGACCAGCGCGACTTGAACGCCGCGCGGGTAACCGCGATGAAGAACAGCCCGGTTGCAGAAGACCGGGAGGGATACCAGAAGATCATCACCGTTCAGAACGCACTGGTGACGAAGCTGAAAGAAAAGCCGACGACCGTCGATGCCGCGAAGCAGTCCGCCTCGTTGCCACCCGCGGTGGGCGACGACGAAATCCCGTTCTAG
- the ssb gene encoding single-stranded DNA-binding protein, with translation MSGSVNKVILVGNLGKDPEIRSTQDGREIASFSLATSEVWKDKGTGERREKTEWHNVVVFNPSLVGVVKSYVKKGTKLYLEGSMQTRKWMDKQGSDRYSTEVVLQAFGGSLVMLNKVERSDTAGEQRQYTANQPAAELLDDEIPF, from the coding sequence ATGTCAGGAAGCGTAAACAAGGTCATTTTGGTCGGGAACCTTGGGAAAGACCCGGAAATCCGTTCGACCCAGGACGGACGGGAGATCGCGTCTTTTTCGCTCGCCACGTCCGAAGTGTGGAAGGATAAGGGGACCGGAGAACGTCGCGAAAAGACCGAATGGCACAACGTGGTGGTGTTCAATCCGAGCCTCGTCGGCGTGGTAAAGAGCTACGTGAAGAAGGGAACGAAGCTGTACCTCGAAGGTTCCATGCAAACCCGAAAGTGGATGGACAAGCAAGGCAGCGACCGATACTCCACTGAGGTTGTGCTTCAGGCCTTCGGCGGGTCGCTGGTCATGCTGAACAAGGTTGAGCGTTCCGATACGGCAGGTGAACAACGCCAGTACACGGCCAACCAGCCAGCAGCCGAACTGCTTGATGACGAAATTCCGTTCTGA
- a CDS encoding DNA translocase FtsK, protein MVPEFEAFDEAKEQAVENESADQLAKPDGHYLQAVTLVVLDRNASASYLQRLLKIRYNHAAELIERMEREGIVGPANHLGKREVLRKPEGEAA, encoded by the coding sequence ATGGTTCCCGAGTTCGAAGCATTTGATGAAGCGAAGGAGCAGGCCGTCGAGAACGAATCAGCAGATCAACTCGCCAAACCCGATGGACATTACCTACAGGCGGTCACTCTCGTTGTCCTCGACCGCAACGCCTCCGCCAGCTATCTGCAGAGGCTGCTGAAAATCAGGTACAACCACGCAGCAGAATTGATCGAACGGATGGAACGCGAGGGCATTGTTGGCCCAGCCAATCACCTCGGTAAGCGTGAGGTATTGCGCAAGCCCGAAGGGGAGGCCGCATGA
- a CDS encoding recombination protein NinB, with the protein MSDVLELPFMAADGRIPSSVWERLGDTVSRLPGKRFVITLKEVKRKRSVSQNAYYWGVVIAEITKMFRDHGNYVDGEDVHEFLKLRVAKLSRMIVTPDGEVHKSLGSTTKLSTMEFEVYLERVRAWAAEYGCIIPLPNEQVS; encoded by the coding sequence ATGTCGGACGTCCTCGAACTCCCCTTCATGGCCGCTGATGGCCGAATTCCCTCATCCGTCTGGGAACGCCTCGGTGACACGGTCTCCCGTCTTCCTGGGAAGCGTTTCGTCATCACATTGAAGGAAGTGAAGCGGAAGCGCTCTGTGAGTCAGAACGCTTACTATTGGGGCGTCGTCATCGCTGAGATCACGAAGATGTTCCGCGATCACGGCAACTACGTCGACGGAGAGGATGTCCATGAGTTCCTCAAACTCCGGGTGGCGAAGCTGTCGAGGATGATCGTCACGCCAGACGGCGAGGTTCACAAGTCTCTCGGCTCAACGACTAAGCTCTCGACGATGGAATTTGAAGTCTACCTCGAACGGGTGCGGGCATGGGCCGCCGAATACGGCTGCATCATCCCTCTCCCGAACGAGCAAGTCAGTTAA